A single region of the Sciurus carolinensis chromosome 16, mSciCar1.2, whole genome shotgun sequence genome encodes:
- the Fut1 gene encoding LOW QUALITY PROTEIN: galactoside alpha-(1,2)-fucosyltransferase 1 (The sequence of the model RefSeq protein was modified relative to this genomic sequence to represent the inferred CDS: inserted 6 bases in 4 codons) produces the protein MWVPSPCQLCLAFLLVCVLPAISFFLYLQQDLFQCGLGLSVLCPDCHLLRAPVAIICLPDKQLTTDTSSSCLQDAEPVSGTWTIHPGGQFASQLLLPLAQLISLWPSSCQPRHATWALVFRITLPVLTXQADSRIPWQKWQLHDWLLEKYSRSEDFFLKLSGFPWPWTXFHHLREQIHRKFTLHDHLQDEAQHFLSQLRLGHTAAQSCTFMGIHICSGDXLQVMPQQCKCGVGDHAYLRXDWFQARHEGSFFTVTSHGMKWCWENFHTPRVRWLTREGLGLHMCSHILRTTGTFGLWAAYLVGGHTIYIPSLTMPDSEFLRGFKPEAAFLPEWGGIHAGLSPVQTWTGPWKPGRLWGPV, from the exons ATGTGGGTCCCCAGCCCCTGTCAGCTCTGCCTAGCCTTCCTGCTTGTCTGTGTCCTTCCAGCAATATCATTCTTTCTTTACCTCCAGCAAGACCTCTTTCAATGTGGCCTTGGCCTGTCTGTCCTTTGTCCCGACTGCCACCTGCTGAGAGCTCCAGTGGCCATCATCTGCCTGCCTGACAAACAGCTCACCACAGACACCTCCTCCTCTTGTCTTCAGGATGCTGAGCCTGTCTCAGGAACCTGGACTATCCACCCAGGTGGCCAGTTTGCTAGCCAGTTGCTGCTTCCCCTGGCCCAGCTCATCAGCCTTTGGCCCTCATCCTGCCAGCCACGCCATGCCACCTGGGCCCTGGTGTTCCGAATCACCCTACCTGTGCTGA TCCAGGCAGACAGTAGGATACCATGGCAGAAGTGGCAGCTGCACGACTGGCTGTTGGAGAAGTATTCCCGCTCGGAGGACTTCTTCCTGAAACTGTCGGGGTTCCCCTGGCCTTGGA TTTTCCATCACCTTCGAGAGCAAATCCACAGGAAATTCACCCTTCATGACCACCTTCAGGATGAGGCCCAGCACTTCCTGAGTCAGCTTCGCCTGGGCCACACTGCGGCCCAGTCTTGCACCTTCATGGGTATTCACATATGCTCTGGGGA TCTGCAGGTGATGCCCCAGCAATGCAAGTGTGGGGTGGGTGACCACGCCTACCTCCG GGACTGGTTCCAGGCACGACATGAAGGCTCATTCTTCACGGTCACCAGCCATGGCAtgaagtggtgctgggaaaacttccACACTCCCAGGGTGAGGTGGCTCACCAGGGAAGGCCTGGGCCTTCACATGTGCAGTCACATTCTCAGGACCACTGGGACCTTTGGCCTCTGGGCTGCCTACCTGGTTGGTGGACACACCATCTACATACCCAGCCTCACCATGCCAGACTCAGAGTTCCTGAGGGGCTTCAAGCCTGAGGCTGCCTTCCTGCCTGAGTGGGGGGGCATTCATGCAGGCTTGTCTCCAGTGCAGACATGGACTGGGCCTTGGAAGCCAGGGAGACTTTGGGGACCGGTCTGA
- the Fgf21 gene encoding fibroblast growth factor 21 — protein MDWDKAKFEHPGLWVLVLAVLVLGACQAHPIPDSSPLLQFGGQVRQRYLYTDDAQETEAHLEIRADGTVVGATHQSPESLLELKALKPGVIQILGVKTSRFLCQRPDGVLYGSLHFDPEACSFRELLLEDGYNVYQSESHGLPLRLPPNSPYRDPAPRGPARFLPLPGLPPAALEPPGILVPEPPDVGSSDPLSMVGPVQGRSPSYAS, from the exons ATGGACTGGGACAAGGCCAAGTTTGAGCACCCGGGACTGTGGGTCCTCGTGCTGGCTGTCCTCGTGCTGGGAGCCTGCCAGGCACACCCCATCCCTGACTCAAGCCCCCTTCTCCAATTTGGGGGCCAAGTCCGGCAGCGGTACCTCTACACAGACGAtgcccaggagactgaggcccacCTGGAGATCAGGGCTGACGGCACAGTGGTAGGGGCCACCCACCAAAGCCCAGAAA GTCTCTTGGAGCTGAAAGCCTTGAAGCCAGGAGTCATTCAAATCTTGGGGGTCAAAACATCCAGATTCCTGTGCCAGAGGCCAGACGGGGTGCTGTATGGCTCG CTCCACTTTGACCCTGAGGCCTGTAGCTTCCGGGAGCTGCTTCTGGAGGATGGATACAATGTTTACCAGTCAGAATCCCATGGCCTCCCACTGCGCCTGCCCCCCAACTCACCATACCGGGATCCAGCGCCACGGGGACCAGCCCGCTTCCTTCCACTGCCAGGCCTGCCCCCAGCAGCCCTGGAACCGCCAGGGATCCTGGTCCCTGAGCCCCCTGATGTGGGCTCCTCCGACCCGCTCAGCATGGTGGGGCCTGTGCAGGGACGAAGCCCCAGTTATGCTTCCTGA